The Apostichopus japonicus isolate 1M-3 chromosome 12, ASM3797524v1, whole genome shotgun sequence sequence TACTGCAATTGCTCATATTAAACGTGACACTACGTTATCAGAGAAACGGTTGTTTAAAGAATGCaataataatgattacaatTAAATATCCATTGGTacatatattaaaatgaaattgaaaagcgTTGCTTGAAGAGTTCACTTATTTTTCATTTGACGATTGAAAggttaatgttttttttatactagATGCCTATGTAATAAATCTCATTTAGAAGGAACTAATATTGTATTATTGGCTTCTAAATAGCAAAAAGGCGGAGAACTTAAAAAGCTTCAAGACGAATTAAAAGTAAGTATGACAAAGCTGTGATGAATTCATAGGACAAAATAATTAACTGAACTATTTTGTTTTGGCTGAATAAACTTTGAATTCCATTCTTGATGATTGAACTTACATACAACATCTATACAATGGCAatgaatatttttataattattactgATTTAAGAGGTAAATCCCACTAAACTGTTGTAAGATTTAATCAttctttttaaaacattttttaattatattaagtCTGAAAGATTGGGTgtcaatttatttattgtaaGAATAACCGATTAGCTGTACCATAatttataaaatgaatgtgGTTAGATAAAAGAGTAAGGCTAGGCATTATTAGAGTTTCTGTATTATCAGCTAAACCATGATGATATATAAATTATTGCATTTTGAATCTACGGCTTTAAATGTATTCTTTCAATTATGGAATACATGTATGAAGTGTTAATATTTTGTTCATATTTGTTCCTATAACTACGAGTAGGATACAAATATAGCACTGGATCTGACGACGAAGAATATGACATTAACGGTTTTTATTCTCTAAAAACTTATTTGAGGAATGCAAGAAGTCAACTAAAATTAATCACAAGAATAAAAATAACACACGATCTCCCTATTTCTTGTGTTTCAAGAACCATGAAATAAACCCCTGCATGTGTAAAttagttatatttttgtttatagtataGTTTAATTGTATCGGATAAGTTTCAAAACGTTGTTTCTAGATATTGATTTAATCAAACTTAGTTGAAACGATTGGAGGTGACGTTATTCACTACAAGGATGACCGATTAGCTATACcataatttatgaaaatgaatgtGGTTAGATGAAAGAAAAGGCTTGGCATTATAAAAGTTTCTGTATAAGCAGATttttaaaaaagatatataaaatattgcaaattgtGTCAATGGCTTTTCATGTTTTCTGCAAGTAATTGCAATGTATAAAgtgtttatgttttgtttatattcgTTCCTATAACTATGAATAGTACGCAAATATAGCACTCGAAGCTGTTAAGAAAGATCTGACGACTGAGAATATGACACTAaaggtaaatattttttaataacttATTTGAAGAATTCAATGAGGCAACTTAAATTAATCACGAGAATACGAATGAAGCAGGATCTCCATATTTCTTGTATTTTAAGCACCGTGAAAGCAAACCCATCAATGTGTAAAtcgattatattttttttaaagttatttactCATACGGCCATGAGTCTAATATTATCGGAAACGTTTCCAAACGTTCTTTCTAGATATTTCCTTATTCAAATTAAATTGGAACAATTGGAGGTGACGTTTTGCAATACAAGAATAACCGATAAGCTATACAATAATTTATGAAAAGGAATGTAGTTAGATAAAAGAGTAAGGCTTAGCATTATTAAAGTTTCTGTATAAGCAGCTATATCATGAAGATATATAAATTATTGCAAATTGTGTTTATGGCTTCATATGTATTCCTATATTTGTTGAAAACATGTTGAAAGTATTTATGTTTTGTTCATATTCGTTCCTATAACTACGCGTAGACAGCAAATGGAATACTCAAAAAGGCTCAGGAAGATCTGACGGCGAAGAATAAGACACTAACGGTATTTATTCTCTAATAACTTATTTGAAGAATGCAAAAAGTCAATATAAATTAATCACAATAATACAAATGACACAGGATCTCCATATTTCTTGTATTTCAATATCCATGAAACAAACCCGTGCAtgatattttttgttaataGTATATAACGCATACTTGCCGAAGATTTAATTGTATCGGATAAGTTTCCAAAcgttattattataaatttcctTAATCACAATAAGTTGGAACGATTGGAGGTGACGTTATGCACTAAAAGAATAACCGATTAGCTATACCatgatttatgaaaatgaatgtGGTAAGATACTAGAGTAAGGCTATGCATTATTAAGTTTTTGTATAAACAGCTATATCATGAAGATATATAAATTATTGCAAATTGTGTTTATGGCTtcatatgtattcatatatttgtTGAAAACATGTTGAAAGTATTTATGTTTTGTTCATATTCGATCCTATAACTACGCGTAGACAGCAAATGGAATACTCAAAAAGGCTCAGGAAGATCTGACGGCGAAGAATAAGACACTAACGGTATTTATTCTCTAATAACTTATTTGAAGAATGCAAAAGTCAATTTAAATAATCACAATAATACAAATGACACGTGATCTCCATATTTCTTGTATTTCAATATCCATGAAACAAACCCGTGCatgatatttttgttaataGTATATAACGCATACTTTCCAAAGGTTTAATTGTATCGGATAAGTTTCCAAACgttattatgatatattttcttaATCACAATAAGTTGGAACGATTGGAGGTGACGTTATGCACTAAAAGAATAACCGATTAGCTATACCatgatttatgaaaatgaatgtGGTAAGATACTAGAGTAAGGCTATGCATTATTAAAGTTTCTGTATAAGCAGCTATATCATGAAGGTATATACATTATTGCGAATAGTGTCTATAGCCTTAAATGTATTCATCCACTTTGGGAATACATGTATAAAgtatttaagttttgtttaaATTCGTTCCTATAACTACGCGTAGGAAGCAAATGGAGAACTCAAAAATGTTAGGGATTTTCTGACGGCGAAGAATACGACACTAACGGTATTTATTCTCTAATAACTTATTTGAAGAATGCAAAAAgtcaatttatatatttacaataatataaagGACACATGATCTCCATATTTCTTGTATTTCATGATCCATGAAACAAACCAATGCATGTGGAAAttagttatatttttgtttatagtataAAACGCATACTTGTCGAAGATTTAATTGTATCGGATAAGTTTCCAAAcgttattattatatatttccttAATCACAATAAGTTGGAACGATTGGAGGTGACGTTATGCACTAAAAGAACAACCGATTAGCTTTACCatgatttatgaaaatgaatgtGGTAAGATAAAAGAGTAAGGCTATGCATTATTACGTTTTGTATAAGCAGCTATATCATGAAGATATATAAATTATTGCAAATTGTGTTTATGAATTCATATGTATTCTTATATTTGTTGAAAACATGTTGAAAGTATTTATGTTTTGTTCATATTCGATCCTATAACTACGCGTAGATAGTAAATGGAGTACTCGAAAAGGCTCAGGAAGATCTGACGGCGAAGAATAAGACACTAACGGTATTTATTCTCCAATTACTTATTTGAAGAATGCAAAAAGTCAATATAAATTAATCACAATAATACAAATGACACAGGATCTCCATATTTCTTGTATTTCAATATCCATGAAACAAACCCGTGCatgatatttttgttaatattatataaCGCATACTTTCCAAAGGTTTAATTGTATCGGATAAGTTTCCAAAcgatattattatatattttcttaatcACAATAAGTTGGAACGATTGGAGGTGACGTTATACACTAAAAGAATAACCGATTAGCTTTACCatgatttatgaaaatgaatgtGGTAAGATAAAAGAGTAAGGCTATGCGTTATTAAGTTTTTGTATAAGCAGCTATATCATGAAGATATATAAATTATTGCAAATTGTGTTCATGGATTCATATGTATTCCTATATTTGTTGAAAACATGTTGaaagtatttattttttgttcataTTCGATCCTATAACTACGCGTAGACAGCAAATGTAGAACTCAAGAAGGCTCAGAAAGCTCTGACGGCGAAGAATAAGACACTAACGGTATTTATTCTCTAATAACTTATTTGAAGAATGCAAAAAGTCAATATAAATTAATCACAATAATACAAATGACACAGGATCGCCATATTTCTTGTATTTCAATATCCATGAAACAAACCCGTGCAtgatattttttgttaataGTATATAACGCATACTTGCCGAAGATTTAATTGTATCGGATAAGTTTCCAAAcgttattattatatatttccttAATCACAAGAAGTTGGAACGATTGGAGGTGACGTTATGCACTAAAAGAATAACCGATTAGCTATACCatgatttatgaaaatgaatatgGTAAGATAAAAGAGTAAGGCTATGCATTATTAAGTTTTTGTATAAACAGCTATATCATGAACATATATAAATTATTGCAAATTGTGTTTATGGCTTCATATTTATTCTGATATTTGTTGAAAACATGTTGAAAGTATTTATGTTTTGTTCGTATTCGATCCTATAACTACGCGTAGACAGCAAATGGAGTACTCAAAAATGCTCAGGAAGATCTGACGGCGAAGAATAAGACACTAACGGTATTTATTCTCTAATTACTTATTTGAAGAATGCAAAAGGTCAATATAATTTAATCACAATAATACATATGACACAGgatcttttcttgtattttaagCACCATGAAAACAAACCCAACCATGTgtaaattgtttatatttttctttaaattaattcACTCATACTTGGCATAGGTTTAATTGTATCGGATAAGTTTGAAAACGTTGTTTCTAGATGTTATTTAATCACAATTAGTTGGAACGATTGGAGGTGACGTTATTCACTACAATAATGATATATTAGCTttatcataattaatgaaaatgaaGGTGGTTAGATGAAAGAATAAGGCTTGTCATTATTTAAGTTTCTGTATAAGCAgacatatcataaaaataaatacattattgCAAATTGCGTCAAATGGCTTTTCATGTGTTCTGCAAGTAATTGCAATGCATAAAgtgtttatgttttgtttatatttgttccTATAACCACGAATAGGACGCAAATATAGCACTCAAAGCGATTAAGACAGATCTGACGGCTGAGAGTATGACATTAAAGGCATATATTTTCTAATAACCTATTTGGAGAATGCAATGTGTAAATcggttatatttttgtttaatttaatttaatcacACTTGCCATAGGTGTAATTGTATCGGATAAGTTTCAAAACCTTATAGATATTTCTCTAATCACAATTAGTTGGAAAGATTGGAGGTGACGTTATTCACTGCAAGAATAATTGATAAGCTTTACTATAATTTATGAACATGAATGTGGTTAGATGAAAGAATAAGGCTTGGCATTATAAAAGTTTCTGTATAAGCAGATatatcataaagatatataAATTATTGCAAATTGTAACAATggcttttcatgttttcttattattattgcaaTGTATTAAgtgtttatgttttgttttgttcgtTCCTATAACTACGAATAGGACGCAAATATAGCACTCGAAGCTGTCAAGGAAGGTCTGACGGCTGAGAATATGACACTAAAGGTAATTATTTTCTAATAACCTATTTGAAGAATGCTAGGAGGCAACTTAAATTAATCACGATAATACGAATAACCCAGGATCTCCATATTTCTTGTATTTTAAGCACCGCGAAAGTAATTTACTCATACTTCCATAACTTTAATAGTAGCGGATAAGTCTCCAAACGTTCTTTCTAGATATTTCCTTAAACTAAATTGGAAAATTGAAGGTGACGTTTTGCAATACAAGAATAAGCGATAAGCTATACAAAAACTAATGAAAAGGAATGTGGTTAATAAAAGAGTAAGGCTTAGCATTATTAAAGTTTCTGTATAAGCAGCTATACCATGAAGACATATAAATGATTGCATTTTGAATTTATAGCTAtacattttttcttctaattatgGAATGtataaattgtttatattttgctaatatttgttctttcatCTACGAGTAGGATAGATGTAAAGCACTCGAAAAGGTTGAGAAGGATCTGACGGCGAAGATTAAGACACAAACGGTATTTATTCTTTATAACCTATTTTAAGAAAGCAAGAAGTCAACTTAAATAAATCACGATAATACAAATGAGACAGGATCTCCCTATATCTTGTatttcaaaaacaatgaaacaaaccCATGCATTGGTACATTGGTTATATTTGTGTTAATAGTATATAACACATACTTGCCATTGGTTTAATTGTTTCGGATAAGTTTCCAAACGTTCTTTCTATATATTTCCTTAATCACAAGTAGTTGCAACGATTGGAGGTGACGTTATTCACTACAAGAATAACCGATTAACTAAACCATAAATTTATGGAAATGAATGTGGTTAGATAAAACCATGAAACAACACCCATTGATAGTTAAAAGTATATAACTCAAACCATTTATCGGATTCTTTTGTTTatcataaatttatttataagatATGGAAATTATGTCACAGTTGAAGATTGTTTCGaggaaaatacaaatataaactaAAGGATAATTGATTAACAATACATTAGTGTTACTTGCGTTAAAATACGTTAACAACTCATTAAATTTTCCTAAACAGAATATACTTTATCATAATTTACTAATTATAACATTCATCTTCTACTTTCTTATGAattcatgaaataaaaatgaagattaattaatgaattggtgttgttttaattttttgctAAATTTCCATTTAATAAATCTCATGATAAAGGAactaatgtttaattttcttttcttctaaaagccaaaaaaaagaaaacctaaAGACCTTCAAGACAAATTTAAAGTAAGTGTGAGAAAGTTGTGATGAATTCATGGGACAAAAAAAAGTTAccgaatttttgttttttgttaaattaaCTTTGAATTCCATTCTTCATGATTGATACTTTTATACAACAGCCATAAAACGACAATACATTTTTTCGTATTATTACTGATTCAgggtaaaataaaaacaaataaaataagaacTGTTGCAATGTCCAACCGTTCTTTCTAGATATTTATCTTTATTAAAATCATTCTGCAAGATTGGAGATCACGTTAACTGATTAGCTTTAATGTATTGTTAATACTCATCGACAAATTTTTGTTTAGACCAATCAACAAAATCGGGAAGTCAAGAATAATTTGAACCATAGTTCAGACTGACTTCATGACTTTTTCAAAAGTAactgattttattttaagagaaaaaaaaataccattgCGTTAACTACTCAgcagtttttttgtttatatattgaaGAGATTTCACAGGAGAAGATTCTTTTGggaaaatacatatatatattgaaggaTAATTGATAAAGTACACATCAGTGTTactttaatataatttttataCACATGAACaagtttaatataatattttttgttgtaatAATGTTTGCAGAGTTAATGTAGAAATATGTAAACTTCCcgttaaaacaaaaatacaacttTTTCATCCCaggcacccgatacacacagagaacacagttactactataaattttacagttttgtaccacggtgaaaactggatcgtgccataaatcggtagcatgtgctattaggattacagtaagaactgaggatatgtgtaattccaacaaatcaagttgttgggatttgttgggattacacatatcctcagttctgtAATCTTTAtagctaccgatttatcagattgttcagcacgatccagtttttaccgTGGTACCAAGCTTTTAGaattacagtagttactgtaatctctgagTGAATCGTCTGTCCCATGACGTTTTCAATAATAAATtgatataagaaacaaaacCTGCACACACCATGAACTCATCGGTTAATCAATCAATGTGGTGGAATAACACAGTAAAACAaattcatacatatttacacaaTAAGACTATTGTAACTTCCAAGTTTACAAATGTTTTAAGTGCATGTGCTCTTGTGATTGTGTTAAACCAGGCATAAATGTCGTAAGTATTATTGAAATTCATGAAACAATAAATATCCAAATATAATTGGTCAATTAATCAAGTGACATAACATATTCCTGGATCATTCTATGATGATAGTTATTATTCTAAAACATTAAACGACGAGGAAACTGGAGTAAGTGGATTATTAGAGAAGTGTCGAAAATTGATACAAGCAGTTGTTTGAAATGCGTCAAAACGACTCTCGTTCACATCTATCGTTAAATCGTCTCTCCTTTAACAATTTGAACAAAGTTTCCAGTATTCTTTGTCAGTAATTTAAGGCACTTTTAAGCAC is a genomic window containing:
- the LOC139976733 gene encoding uncharacterized protein isoform X4 → MQANTMNLFGISFILVSCLASLCVQTALANWPVFSIEKGGTAVVPCVPKGDETAYFWSKGEDFATSQSVASRVLGIPSSDLEKYSVNENGSLVIYNVTLAEGGRYHCRIVSENTNCRGAVTIEVTIEVNDKSSARWIVPLVLLILETVFTVFLLIYIYEKRGKYAQKNKRFNITTVEQQQLLQQKGGELKKLQDELKYANIALEAVKKDLTTENMTLKTANGILKKAQEDLTAKNKTLTEANGELKNVRDFLTAKNTTLTIVNGVLEKAQEDLTAKNKTLTTANVELKKAQKALTAKNKTLTTANGVLKNAQEDLTAKNKTLTDANIALEAVKEGLTAENMTLKDRCKALEKVEKDLTAKIKTQTPKKRKPKDLQDKFKGGAE
- the LOC139976733 gene encoding uncharacterized protein isoform X3, producing MQANTMNLFGISFILVSCLASLCVQTALANWPVFSIEKGGTAVVPCVPKGDETAYFWSKGEDFATSQSVASRVLGIPSSDLEKYSVNENGSLVIYNVTLAEGGRYHCRIVSENTNCRGAVTIEVTIEVNDKSSARWIVPLVLLILETVFTVFLLIYIYEKRGKYAQKNKRFNITTVEQQQLLQQKGGELKKLQDELKYANIALEAVKKDLTTENMTLKTANGILKKAQEDLTAKNKTLTTANGILKKAQEDLTAKNKTLTEANGELKNVRDFLTAKNTTLTIVNGVLEKAQEDLTAKNKTLTTANGVLKNAQEDLTAKNKTLTDANIALEAVKEGLTAENMTLKDRCKALEKVEKDLTAKIKTQTPKKRKPKDLQDKFKGGAE
- the LOC139976733 gene encoding uncharacterized protein isoform X6, whose translation is MQANTMNLFGISFILVSCLASLCVQTALANWPVFSIEKGGTAVVPCVPKGDETAYFWSKGEDFATSQSVASRVLGIPSSDLEKYSVNENGSLVIYNVTLAEGGRYHCRIVSENTNCRGAVTIEVTIEVNDKSSARWIVPLVLLILETVFTVFLLIYIYEKRGKYAQKNKRFNITTVEQQQLLQQKGGELKKLQDELKYANIALEAVKKDLTTENMTLKTANGILKKAQEDLTAKNKTLTTANGILKKAQEDLTAKNKTLTEANGELKNVRDFLTAKNTTLTIVNGVLEKAQEDLTAKNKTLTTANVELKKAQKALTAKNKTLTTANGVLKNAQEDLTAKNKTLTDANIALKAIKTDLTAESMTLKAYIF
- the LOC139976733 gene encoding uncharacterized protein isoform X5, which produces MQANTMNLFGISFILVSCLASLCVQTALANWPVFSIEKGGTAVVPCVPKGDETAYFWSKGEDFATSQSVASRVLGIPSSDLEKYSVNENGSLVIYNVTLAEGGRYHCRIVSENTNCRGAVTIEVTIEVNDKSSARWIVPLVLLILETVFTVFLLIYIYEKRGKYAQKNKRFNITTVEQQQLLQQKGGELKKLQDELKYANIALEAVKKDLTTENMTLKTANGILKKAQEDLTAKNKTLTTANGILKKAQEDLTAKNKTLTEANGELKNVRDFLTAKNTTLTTANVELKKAQKALTAKNKTLTTANGVLKNAQEDLTAKNKTLTDANIALEAVKEGLTAENMTLKDRCKALEKVEKDLTAKIKTQTPKKRKPKDLQDKFKGGAE
- the LOC139976733 gene encoding uncharacterized protein isoform X1, which encodes MQANTMNLFGISFILVSCLASLCVQTALANWPVFSIEKGGTAVVPCVPKGDETAYFWSKGEDFATSQSVASRVLGIPSSDLEKYSVNENGSLVIYNVTLAEGGRYHCRIVSENTNCRGAVTIEVTIEVNDKSSARWIVPLVLLILETVFTVFLLIYIYEKRGKYAQKNKRFNITTVEQQQLLQQKGGELKKLQDELKYANIALEAVKKDLTTENMTLKTANGILKKAQEDLTAKNKTLTTANGILKKAQEDLTAKNKTLTEANGELKNVRDFLTAKNTTLTIVNGVLEKAQEDLTAKNKTLTTANVELKKAQKALTAKNKTLTTANGVLKNAQEDLTAKNKTLTDANIALEAVKEGLTAENMTLKDRCKALEKVEKDLTAKIKTQTPKKRKPKDLQDKFKGGAE
- the LOC139976733 gene encoding uncharacterized protein isoform X2 → MNLFGISFILVSCLASLCVQTALANWPVFSIEKGGTAVVPCVPKGDETAYFWSKGEDFATSQSVASRVLGIPSSDLEKYSVNENGSLVIYNVTLAEGGRYHCRIVSENTNCRGAVTIEVTIEVNDKSSARWIVPLVLLILETVFTVFLLIYIYEKRGKYAQKNKRFNITTVEQQQLLQQKGGELKKLQDELKYANIALEAVKKDLTTENMTLKTANGILKKAQEDLTAKNKTLTTANGILKKAQEDLTAKNKTLTEANGELKNVRDFLTAKNTTLTIVNGVLEKAQEDLTAKNKTLTTANVELKKAQKALTAKNKTLTTANGVLKNAQEDLTAKNKTLTDANIALEAVKEGLTAENMTLKDRCKALEKVEKDLTAKIKTQTPKKRKPKDLQDKFKGGAE